The following proteins come from a genomic window of Flavobacteriaceae bacterium MAR_2010_188:
- a CDS encoding molecular chaperone GrpE yields MNENNKNINDELDEKFEDDFLDINVDSEDIEEDEADGDGELTEVEALKEDLSKEKDKFVRLFAEFENYKRRTSKERIELFKSANQDVMVSLLPVLDDFDRAYSEISKSSEKDLLKGVELIRNKLRTTLTNKGLEEIEVKAGDVFNADYHEAVTQIAAPSEEFKGKIIDVLEKGYKLGEKVIRFPKVVIGH; encoded by the coding sequence ATGAACGAGAATAATAAAAATATTAACGACGAATTAGACGAAAAATTTGAAGACGACTTTCTGGATATAAATGTCGATTCTGAAGATATCGAGGAAGATGAAGCAGACGGAGATGGAGAGCTTACTGAAGTCGAAGCGTTAAAAGAAGACTTAAGCAAGGAAAAGGACAAGTTTGTTCGCCTTTTTGCAGAATTTGAAAACTATAAAAGAAGGACCAGCAAAGAGCGGATAGAATTGTTTAAATCTGCCAATCAGGATGTGATGGTTTCTCTATTACCTGTACTTGATGATTTTGACAGAGCTTATTCTGAAATCTCAAAAAGCAGCGAGAAAGATTTGTTAAAGGGCGTTGAGCTTATAAGAAACAAATTAAGAACAACACTCACCAATAAAGGATTGGAAGAGATCGAAGTTAAAGCGGGAGATGTTTTTAATGCAGATTATCATGAAGCAGTTACCCAGATTGCGGCACCATCAGAAGAATTTAAGGGCAAGATTATAGATGTTTTAGAAAAGGGTTACAAACTCGGAGAAAAGGTAATCCGTTTTCCAAAAGTGGTAATTGGCCACTAA